Within the Gammaproteobacteria bacterium genome, the region GAGACCGTATCCACCTCACGCATACAGGCTCTCAGCCTTTTGGCGACCACCTGGATCAACGCGTCGCCGACACCATGTCCCAGCGTATCATTGATGGTCTTGAAGCGATCCATATCAAGCAATAACACCGCAAGCACTCTGCCGCGCCGTTCAGCCTCAATAATGGCCTGTTCCAGACGCTGCTTGAACATCACGCGGTTGGGCAGGCCGGTCAGATCGTCGTGATGGGCGAGGTGATGAATACGTGCCTCGGCGTGTCTACGCTCGGTGATGTCCTGTATCGCGCCCTCATGGTATAGCACCTGGCCGGTGACACCACTAACCACCCGGCTACTAATCTCGACCCAGATTATATCGCCATTATGGCGGCGCAACTGCGCCACAAAACCGCTGGTCTTTCCCCCTTGTTGCAGCATTTTGTCCTGCAGCCTCTGAAAACCCTCGGGATGCACACACAAATTGAGCACATTATGTGCGCGCAAGGCATCCAGGTCCTGGTAGCCAAGCATCTGCAGCAGCGCCGGATTGGCATCCAGTATTTGTCCATCCGGGGTTGTTTGATACAACCCCACGGGCACACCATCAAACAGGCCACGATAGCGAAGCTCGGCATCCAGCAAAGCTCGCCGCTGCCGCGCCTGATTCAGGGCGGCATTGACCGCAACAACCAATCGGCCAATATGATCGGGGGATTTGATGATGTAATCATCAATATCCGCCTTCATCGCCGCTACGGCAACCTCCTCACTGCCCGTGGCGGTAAACATGATGACAGGGCAATGCGGCCAGCTCATTTTGACGGCACGTAATACGGCCAGGCCGTCCGTCCAACGGATTTGATAGTCCGTGATGACCAGATCAAAACCGCCCTCCGTCAGCGCCTGATCCAGCCCTGGCGCACCGGTGATTTCACGGACATAAGAATCGGGATATTCGCGACCCAGGACGCGCATTACCAGAGCACGGTCGTCAGGGTTGTCATCAACAAGTAAAATATGCAAGGGGCAATCAGTCATAATACCCATTTTCCCGGCGCGTGTTTTGCCAGGGCAAACCCAGTGATCAGCATCCACTTTTCTCTCTGACGGCTACGTTATGGAACAACATCTGATTATGATGATGAGGAAGCCCTCCGCAACTCTACCCAAAACCGGCTGCCCTTATCAAGCATTGATTCCACGCCGGCGCGCCCACCCATGCGTTCTATCCCTTTGTGCACAATCGCAAGGCCAATGCCGGTGCCTGGATAATGCTCAATCCCATGCAACCGTTCAAAAACATGGAAGATACGCGCCTGGTTTTCCGGGGCGACGCCAATACCATTGTCTTCCACCCATACGCGCACCCACTCCCCGCGCTCCTCGGCCCATACCTTCACTTGCGGCTCAATTTCGGCGGGCACGAACTTGATGGCATTGCCAAGCAGATTCGTCATCACTTGCTGTAGTGTGGCATAGTGCCCGATCACGGGAGGCAAAGGCGTCACAACGATCACCCGTGCCTGCCGTTCACGGATCTCCGCCTCCAGATGCGTCAACACACCCGTCATCACGCCCCCCAAATCGATGGCTGCGAGCGGAAACGCAGCGCGGCTGACATGGCTATAGGCGAGCAGATCCTTGATCAACTCATCCATGCGCCGCGCTGCGGCTATAACTCGCCGGGCATAATCCTGACCGATGGCGTCGAGCTGCTCCCCGTAATCCTCCAGCAATGCCTGCGAAAAACCCTGCATGGCGCGTAGCGGGGCGCGCAAGTCGTGTGCCACGGAATAGGAGAAGGCTTCAAGTTCGCTATTGGCGTTGCTTAATTCCGCCGTACGTTCGGCTACTTTCTTTTCCAGATCGTCCTTCGCCTTGCGCAGCGCCTCCTCGGCCCGCTTGCGCTCGGTAATATCATACGCCGTGCCCAACCCCGCCAGCACCCCCTCAAATTCGATGGTGCCCGCCGTGATGTCCAGCCAGCGCTCTTCGGCGTTCTTTGTGAGTATTTTGAACTCGTAACGGGCTGAGGCAATTTCAGCCTCGCGGCGCGCCATCGCCTGCTGCTTTGCATACTCCCTGAATTCAGGATGCACCACATCCAGGAAATCCATCGCCAGCAATTCCGTCCGTGTGTACCCGCTGATTGCTTCCGCCTGGCGGTTCACATAGAGTAGCGTCCCTCCACGGTAAATGAAGATCGCCGCCGCCATGCTCTCGGCCAGCGTGCGAAACTTGATTTCGCTCTCGCGCAGCCGCTGCTCGGTCTGTTTACGTGGAGTGATGTCTTGCAGAATAACAGTGAAAAGGGTCTGTCCGTTTTGAACCAGTTTGGAGATATTCGCCTCGACGGGAAACTCGCTGCCGTCCCTGCGGCGTCCGAACACCTCCCTCTGCCCTGCCATGCAACGAGCGATATCAGAAGTGGCAGAAAAATCACGGATATGCTGGCGGTGAACATCGACAATGCGCGGTGGCAACAGCAGGTCCAGCGGCTGTCCCAGTACATCTGCAGCACGGTAGCCAAAGATATGCTCCGCACCCTGATTGAAAATGACGATGCGCTGCTCTTTGTCTATCGTAATAATGGCGTCAGCAGCGATACTCATCACATCCGCAAGATGCGCCTCGCTGACACGGCGCGCGGCATCTGCCTGCATGATCTGGCGTTGTTCGTGGCGTATCAGGAAATACAGCGACAGCGCGGTGACAAGAATGAACCCCCAACCCTTGAGAGTCTGCAATTGCGTCAGATGCTGGGCGTCGACAACATAACTGCCCAGCAGCCTGTCGGAAAGAAAGATCCACAACCCCGCAATGGCGGCATAAACCACACTAATGCGCAACGCCATCCGTGATGCGCCCCTGCTCACGAGCCTAGCCCATCCAGACTCATCAAACCACCATGCTTTAGATCGTTGGCAGACATAACACCCTCCCTGGATTTATGGCCTACTCGGATGAAACAACTCAAAAAATCAAATATAGGAACCTCTGAATTTATTAGAGGTTCCGTGCGGCGCATGGATGCACCGCCATTTTTTGGTTTTCGTCTCTGAAAAATCCACGGATGGATTTTTCAGAGTTTCCTATATTTTACTCCCCCATCGCCGCCAACAGATCCGCCTGGTATTCGCTGCTCAAGGGATTGAGCACCGGATCGAGATCACCTTCCACGATGTCGGCGAGTTTGTACAGGGTGAGGTTGATGCGGTGATCGGTGAGACGGCCCTGGGGGAAGTTGTAGGTGCGGATGCGTTCCGAGCGGTCGCCGGAGCCGACCAACAGGCGGCGGGTTTGAGCCTGTTCGGCAAGCTGTTTTTCACGTTGCGTGCTCAATAGCTTAGCTTGCAGCAGCGACATGGCGCGGGCGCGGTTTTTGTGCTGGGAGCGTTCTTCCTGGCATTCGATGACGATGCCGCTGGGCAAGTGTGTGATGCGAATCGCGGAATCGGTTTTGTTGACGTGCTGGCCACCCGCACCGGAGGAACGGAAGGTGTCGACCTTGAGATCCGCAGGGTTGATTGCCACCTCGTCGATCTCGGCGACCTCGGGCATTACCGCCACGGTGCAGGCGGAAGTGTGGATGCGTCCTTGTGACTCTGTCGCAGGTACACGTTGCACGCGATGCGCGCCAGACTCAAACTTGAGACGCGAATAGGCGCCGTGACCGATGACACGCGCGATAACCTCCTTGTATCCGCCGTGCTCACCCGGGCTTTCGCTGAGGATTTCCACCTGCCAGCGCTGTTTTTCGGCGTAGCGCAGATACATGCGGAACAGATCGCCGGCGAAGATGGAGGCCTCATCGCCGCCAGTCCCGGCACGAATCTCAAGGAAGATGTTACTGGCGTCATGAGGGTCCTTGGGCAGCAGGAGTCTTTGCAGCTCCAGCTCTATCGCCTCCTGCCGGGCGCGCGCATCCTTGACTTCATCCTCAGCCATCTGCTGCACATCAGGGTCCTTATCTCGAAGCATTCCCTGAGCGGCGGCAATGTCATCGAGCGCGACGTTGTAGCGGTCAAAACACGCTACCACCGGATTAATTTCAGCATACTCCATGGAAAGCGCACGAAACCGATCCTGGTTTTTGATAGTGCCGGAATCCGCGAGCAGGGCGCTGAGCTCCTGCAAGCGTTCGGAAAGACCTTCAAGCTTGCTGCGTATGGAAGGTTTCACGGGGTATCAGGTGTCCAGGTTTTTTAGATCAAACAATTCGCGCGCCGCATCAAGTAACCCGGTGCGGCCTTCGAAACCGGCCTGTTTCATTTGGGTGCTGGGGGTGTGGACGAGTTTATTGGTAAGGCCGCGCGCCAGCAGTTGTAGCGCCTCTTCGGGTGACCCCCCACGCGCCAGCAGGCGGCGCGCCTTTTCAATCTCGTCATCACGGATGCGTTCGGCCTGCTCGCGATAGGCGCGGATAGTGGAAACGGCCTCCAGCGATTTCAGCCAACCCATGAAGTGCGTCACCTGAACATCAATGATCTCTTCGGCCTGTTTGGCGGCCTCCTGGCGTGATTTAAGGCCCTCCTGGATGATCTCCTGCAAATCATCGACCGTATACAGATAAACATCGCGCAGATCGCCCGCTTCGGGTTCGATGTCACGCGGCACGGCTATGTCGACCATCAGCATCGGGCGGTGCTTGCGCACTTTGATGGCCCGCTCCACGGCGCCCTTGCCCAGGATTGGCAAGGGGCTGGCGGTGGATGAGATGA harbors:
- a CDS encoding PAS domain S-box protein, which gives rise to MALRISVVYAAIAGLWIFLSDRLLGSYVVDAQHLTQLQTLKGWGFILVTALSLYFLIRHEQRQIMQADAARRVSEAHLADVMSIAADAIITIDKEQRIVIFNQGAEHIFGYRAADVLGQPLDLLLPPRIVDVHRQHIRDFSATSDIARCMAGQREVFGRRRDGSEFPVEANISKLVQNGQTLFTVILQDITPRKQTEQRLRESEIKFRTLAESMAAAIFIYRGGTLLYVNRQAEAISGYTRTELLAMDFLDVVHPEFREYAKQQAMARREAEIASARYEFKILTKNAEERWLDITAGTIEFEGVLAGLGTAYDITERKRAEEALRKAKDDLEKKVAERTAELSNANSELEAFSYSVAHDLRAPLRAMQGFSQALLEDYGEQLDAIGQDYARRVIAAARRMDELIKDLLAYSHVSRAAFPLAAIDLGGVMTGVLTHLEAEIRERQARVIVVTPLPPVIGHYATLQQVMTNLLGNAIKFVPAEIEPQVKVWAEERGEWVRVWVEDNGIGVAPENQARIFHVFERLHGIEHYPGTGIGLAIVHKGIERMGGRAGVESMLDKGSRFWVELRRASSSS
- the prfA gene encoding peptide chain release factor 1; translation: MKPSIRSKLEGLSERLQELSALLADSGTIKNQDRFRALSMEYAEINPVVACFDRYNVALDDIAAAQGMLRDKDPDVQQMAEDEVKDARARQEAIELELQRLLLPKDPHDASNIFLEIRAGTGGDEASIFAGDLFRMYLRYAEKQRWQVEILSESPGEHGGYKEVIARVIGHGAYSRLKFESGAHRVQRVPATESQGRIHTSACTVAVMPEVAEIDEVAINPADLKVDTFRSSGAGGQHVNKTDSAIRITHLPSGIVIECQEERSQHKNRARAMSLLQAKLLSTQREKQLAEQAQTRRLLVGSGDRSERIRTYNFPQGRLTDHRINLTLYKLADIVEGDLDPVLNPLSSEYQADLLAAMGE